TGGTTCGAAAGTTCGTTGCCGAAGCAACGCCTTGTCTTCTCCCGCCGGTGAGGCGACCCGTTGTGGGCGCGGAGAGATGGGCGCAAGGTGGCCTAGAACCCGTATAGGTAGCCTGCGGTGGGCTGCAGCCCTATTTAATGTTGCCGACATCGCGTTGCGGGTTGTGGCGGTGACGCCGCCGCCCGCCCGATAGCACCATGGGCTGGGCCGCGCCTTACATCGAGAAGCTTCGAGCAGGCGAGGTCGTATCTTTCCGGCCGCGCGGCCACTCGATGCGGCCCCACATGCGAAGTGGCCAGCTCGTCACCCTCGAGCCCATCCTAGCGGGCAGCGCGCCTGGCGTTGGGGACATCGTGCTCGCGCGTGTACGCGGGGCCGACTACCTGCATTTCATCGGCGCCGTGCGGGACGGGCAGGTGCTCATTGCCAATGCCCATGGGCACGAGAACGGCTGGACGGCCCGAGAACGCGTTCTCGGCAAGGTCTGCGCCGTCGTCGAGTAGCGCACAGCGAACGGCAAACGAACCGGAAGGTTTGGCGGCACGGGCGAGGCTCCAGTCGGCATCAAGCCGTTGATTTCATTGCGCTTTCTTGCCCAGTGGGACCGACCAACGAACCGGCAACCCGAACGCGCGAAAGTAGGCCGCGTCCTGGCCGTCCACGGGATTCGCTAGACGGCTTAGGACCTCACCACGCAACAGGAGCGACATGCCAACACCTACCAAATCTCAGCGCCTCTTCAGCGAGCTCGCAACTGACAACAACTGGTCCGCCGAGCTGCAGGGCCAGGTCGCACTGGCTTTTCTCCACCAGGACCCCGAAGCCATGGACCGGTTCTCCGCCTACGTTCTGGAGCAAGTCAACATCGCCCTGGTTCCAGACGACTTCAGCCACGAGGCGCTCAGTGTTCAAGGCTACCGAGTGCAGCTCGGCGCCAACGGCTACACCTGGATGCGCCTCGGCGACGCCCAGTGGCAGTCGAACTACAGCTACCCGAGCGAAGACATCGCCTGGCGCAGTGCCCACGTCGACGCTGTCGCCGAAGGCCTGGTTTCCGCCTAGGCTCACCGCGCATCTCTGATTTCACCAGCCCCGTCCATTTGGACGGGGCTTTCTCTTCGCCGGTCGGGTCAACGGCACAAGGAAAAAAAAGACCGCCGGCGAGGGCGGTCTTCAGAAGTAGTTTTTAACGTGCCAGCCCAGGGATACGTCCCGTGCGGGGGCACGCCTCGAACTGGTTCGGGGTGGTGCGGATGCCCTTGTGCTTCTTGGGTCCGTAGGCCTCGATGCCGAGAGCGGCACAAGCCTTTGGCGTCCTCAGGGCCACGAACCCCACCATGCCGACAAGGTCGGTTGGTGCGTAGTCCGTTTCTTCGAACTGGCGCTTGCCGTTGAGCAACGCATGTGGCTGTGCCGGGTCGAACACAACCACGGTGCCTGGCTTAAATGGCACCTCGATGTCCATCTCGCCAAAACGCACCGTCCGCTCGGGCGGTCCTTCGATGCACCAGGCGCCGAAGATACCGTTCGAGTAGGGCATGTCGTGGTGGTAGGGCAAGCCGCCGCCGACGATAGCCCCGTAGTCTGTTGACAGGTAACGGATGCTGCGCTCGCCGAGGACTGGTTGGAGCACCGAACGCAAGAGGTTGCGGATGACAAGGCTGTTGGTTTCGCCGAGGTCCTCCAGTTCGAACTCGCTGACCTTGCTCAAGCCGAGCTTCTGGACGAGCCGTGCGGCGCGCCCGTTTGCCCAGTTGCCAACGAGTGACGGCGGAGCCTCTCCGACCAGGACGTTTCTGGCGGCAAGGTACTTGGGCGTGGAGGTATCCGACCTGTTGCTGCTCCAGAGGTAGCGGAAGGACGGGTGTGCTGAAGTCAAGGTTTGCATGAGATGAAATGTCGGTTGGCCTGATGGGTGTAGCCATCTGCCGTCAAGCTCATCTCCGACCGTTGTACATTGCACAGCAGCCGCTGTAGATTCCACAACAGCGCAGCCGTGGCCGCTTCGGCCAGGACATCAGGGCTTCGCCGAGGAGCCACGCTCTTTCTTACCGGGCACCGCCGAGGGGCAAAAA
The genomic region above belongs to Variovorax sp. PBL-E5 and contains:
- a CDS encoding S26 family signal peptidase, whose protein sequence is MGWAAPYIEKLRAGEVVSFRPRGHSMRPHMRSGQLVTLEPILAGSAPGVGDIVLARVRGADYLHFIGAVRDGQVLIANAHGHENGWTARERVLGKVCAVVE